TCGCGGCCGGACCTCGACGGCAACACGCAGGACCTCGCCGACTACCGCGGTCGCGTCGTGCTGCTGAACTTCTGGGCCAGCTGGTGCCCGCCCTGCGTGCACGAGATTCCGTCCATGGCCCGCGTGCAGGAACGGCTGCGCGCGCAGGGCTTCGCGATCCTCGCCGTGAACCTCGGCGAGAACCCGGCCGACATCCGCGCGTTTCTGGAACGCCACCCCGTGAACTTCCCGGTGCTCGTCGACCCCGACCAAGCCGAACCGCATCGCTGGCGCGTGTTCGCGTTCCCGACCAGCTACCTGCTCGACAAGACCGGCCGCATCCGCTTTGCGGTCGCCGGCGGCATCGACTGGGAAGAAACCGCCGCACTCGCCGCCATCGAAGGCCTGCTGGCAGAACCCTCACCCTGACGCCAGACCAAGGCGCCTCGAAGCCAATCCTTGCCACCGAGCAGCCTGATGGGAGCAGGGACTGCCTTGCGGAGAACTCAATTTAGCGCTTAAATTGGCACCTAAATCAGTACTGACAAGTGCCATGAATATCATTCCAGCCCAGGAAATCAAGCGTCGCGGCATCGCTGCCGTAGACGATGCGCTGGCCCGCGGGCCTGTGCATGTCATCAAGAACAATCTCCCGCAGTACGTGGTGCTGACAGAAGAGAACTATCAGGAACTACTGCAGGCCCAGGAAGAAGCCGCGCTCGGCCGCATCCGAGCCTCGCTTGAAGACGCCAAGGCCGGCCGCGTCACCCGGCACACCAGCGTTGAAGATCTGCTCGAGCATCTCGATCGCTCCGCCGAATGAGCTGGACGCTCGCCACGACCGCGGGCTTCGACCGCCGTGCGCGCAAGTTTCTGAGCCGGCACCCGGATCTCCGCCCCCACCTGGCCGAAACACTTGAAAAGCTCAGCGCTGACCCTTTCGATCCCAGCCTGCGGCTCCACCCACTTTCGGGAAAACTGCGTGGCCTACAGGCCATCCGCCTGACCTACAGCTACCGAATCACACTCACGCTGCAAATACTCGAACATGAGATTCTGCTGCTCGACATCGGCAGTCATGACGATGTGTATGGCTAGCTCAGTGTTGGCACCCAAGCCCGCGGCGATGGGCTAACATTCCTGCACCACAAACGGTCGCCAGGGGAACGCGGCACCCGCCTCGCCTAGAAGAATGACCAATCCGGAAGCGGACGCCAGAGAAATCATCGACAAGCTGCTGGGGCAGGCCGGCTGGCAGGTGCAGGACGCCTCGGAAGCCAACATCCATGCCAAACGCGGCGTCGCGGTCCGCGAGTTCCCGCTCAAGTCGGGCCATGGCTTCGCCGACTACCTGCTCTATCTCGACGGCGCCGCGGCCGGCGTGATCGAAGCGAAAAAGGCCGGCGTCACCCTCAGCGGTGTCGAGGTACAGGCCGCCCGATACACCGCCGGCCTGCCGGATGCCCTGCCGGCCTGGGGCCGTCCGCTGCCGTTCGCGTATCAATCCACGGGCGTGGAAACGCGCTTCACCAGCGCGCTGGACCCACAGCCCCGCGCGCGCGGCCTGTTCGCGTTTCACCGCCCCGAGCTGTTGGCCGAATGGCTGGGCAGCAATGGCACTGGCATTCGCGATGCGGCCGGACCGCCGCCCGGTTTTCTCGCCCGACTTCAGCGGATGCCGGCACTGGAAACCGCCGGGCTCTGGCCCGCGCAGGTCACGGCCATCGAGAACCTCGAACAATCCCTGAAGGAAAACCGCCCCCGCGCCCTCATCCAGATGGCCACCGGCTCGGGCAAGACCTTCACCGCCATCTCGTTCATCTACCGGCTCATCAAGTTCGCCGGTCCGCGGCGCGTGTTGTTTCTGGTCGACCGCGGCAACCTCGGTGATCAAACGCTCAAGGAATTCCAGCAATACGCCTCGCCCTACAACAACTTCAAGTTCACCGAGGAATACATCGTCCAGCGCCTCTCCAGCAACACGCTGGACACCACCGCGCGCGTCTGCATCTGCACCATTCAGCGCATGTTCTCCATGCTCAAGGGCAAAGACCTGCCGGAAGAACTGGACGAGGAATCGGTGGACCAGCTCGGCGGCCTGTTCAAGCAGCCCGAGCCCATCGAATACAACCCGAGCATTCCAATCGAGAGCTTCGACATCATCGTCACCGACGAATGCCACCGCTCCATCTACAAGCTCTGGGCGCAGGTGCTGGAATACTTCGACGCCTACCTCATCGGCCTCACCGCCACGCCCAGCAAGCAGACCTTCGGCTTCTTCAACCAGAACCTGGTGATGGAATACAACCACGAAATGGCCGTTGCCGACGGCGTCAACGTCAACTACGACGTCTACCGCATCCGCACCGCCATCACCGAACAAGGCTCCAAGGTCGAGTCCGGCTACGCCGTGCAGGTCATGGAGCGCGATACGCGTAAAAAGCGCTGGGAACAGCTCGACGACGACTTCAGCTACGACCCCAACCAGCTCGACCGCGACGTGGTCGCCCCGGACCAGATCCGCAAGATCATCCAGACCTATCGCGACAAGCTGTTCACCGAAATCTTCCCCGGCCGCGAGTGGGTGCCCAAGACCCTCATCTTCGCCAAGGACGACGCCCACGCCGAAAACATCGTCGAAATCGTGCGCGAGGAATTCGGCAAGGGCAACGACTTCGCCCAGAAGATCACTTACCGCACCACCGGCGCGAAACCCAAAGACCTCATCAACGAATTCCGCACCAGCCCCATGCCCAGAGTCGCCGTCACGGTGGACATGATCGCCACCGGCACCGACATCAAGGCGGTGGAAGTCGTCATGTTCATGCGCGCCGTCAAATCCCGCGCCTTCTTCGAGCAGATGAAAGGCCGCGGCGTGCGCGTCATCAAGCCCGACGACCTGCAAAGCGTCACCCCCGATGCCAAGGCCAAGGACCACTTCGTCATCGTCGATGCCGTCGGCGTCTGCGAGCAGGACAAGACCGACTCCCGCCCCATGGAGCAGAAGCCCACCGTAAGCTTCGAAAAGCTCATGCAGGCCGTCGCCTTCGGCAACACCGAAGACGACGTGCTCTCGTCGCTTGCCGGAAGATTGGCCCGCATGGAACACCGCATGAGCGCGGAGGACGACCAGCAAATCCGCGCCCTCTCCGGCGGCCTGAGCGTCAAGCAGCTCAGCCACCGCATCATCGCCGCCCTCGACCCGGACCGCCACATCGAACAGGCCAAGGTGGACTTGGGGCTAGCCCCCGGCGACGACCAGCCCATCCCGGAACCTGCCCTGGCCGCCGCCCGGCACAAGGTCATCCAGGAAGCCATCAAACCCTTCTACGACGACAAGCTACGCAAAGCCATCGACGAAATAAAAAGGAATAACGAAGTCGTCATCGACACCGTCAGCGCCGACCAAGTCCTCGAAGCCGGCTTCTCGCAGGACGCCCTCGATCGCGCCCGCGGCATGGTCCAGTCCTTCGAGCAGTTCATTGCCGACAACAAGGACGAAATCACCGCCCTGCAGGTGCTCTACAGCCGGCCCTACCGCCACCGCCTCACCTTCGAGGCCGTGAAGGAGCTCGCAGACCGGATCGAAAAGCCGCCTTATCTCTGGAACGAGTCGCAACTGTGGAACGCCTACGCCGCGCTCGAAAAGAGCAAGGTCAAAGGCGCCTCCGGCCGCCGCATCCTGACGGACCTCGTCTCACTGGTGCGCTTCGCCATCCACCAGGACAACGAACTCATCCCGTTTCCCGAGCGCGTCAATGCCAATTTCAAGTCGTGGCTGGCGAGTCAGGAAGGCAGCGGTAAGAGATTCACCGAGGAGCAGCGGCGATGGTTGGAAATGATCCGCGACCACATCGCGGCGAATCTGGGCATTGAGCCGGACGACTTCAACTACGCGCCGTTCGTCCAAGCAGGCGGCCTCGGCAAAGTGCATCAATTGTTCGGTGACAAGCTGAGCGCGATGATTGAAGAATTGAACGAGACGTTGGCGGCATGAGCATGGAAGCGACGACAAACTGGGAGCTTGTGAAGCTCAAAGACCTGTGTGAGCGAATCACGAAGGGTAGTACGCCGACCAGCTACGGATACCAATACACAACAGAAGGCATCCGTTTTATAAAGGCCGAGAATATCGACAGCGACGGCATCGCATCCAGTACGACAAACTATATCGATTCCGATACGCACCAATTCTTGAAAAGATCGATACTGAAGGATCGCGATATTTTGTTTTCAATCGCCGGGACGATAGGACGCGTAGGTTTATTGCGCCCCTTGGATTTGCCAGCTAATACGAACCAAGCGCTCGCAATAGTCCGGTTGAAAGAGGGCGCGCTTGATCACAAGTATCTCTTTCACTACCTGAGATCCGACGCAATCCAGAAGACGGCACTAAAGCAGATTGTCGGAGTAGGTCGCGCCAATTTGTCGCTTGAAAACATCGGTGATTTCGAAATTCCCGTCGCGCCCCTCGACCAACAAAAACGCATCGTCGCGGAAATCGAAAAGCAATTCTCCCGCCTCGACGAAGCCGTCGCCAACCTCAAGCGCGTCAAGGCCAACCTCAAGCGCTACAAAGCCGCCGTCCTCAAAACCGCCGTCGAAGGCCGCCTCGTCGAAACCGAAGCCGAGATTGCGCGACGTGAAGGCCGCAGCTATGAAACCGGCGAACAACTCCTGCAACGCATCCTCGAAACCCGCCGCAGCCAGGGGCAAGGCAAGGGCAAATACAAAGAACCCGTCGCGCCCGACACCGCCGACCTGCCCGAATTGCCGGAGGGTTGGGTGTGGGCGTCCGTGGGGCAGTTGGGCGCAGTGAAGGGTGGAAAGAGACTGCCGGCAGGCCACACGTATGCGGAAGGAAGAACGTCATATCCGTACATCCGGGTTACGGACTTTGAAGGCCACGGTGTGAGGACTTCAGAGCTACAGTACTTGAAAGAGGAAACACAAAAAGAGATCGCGCGTTACACGATCACGTCTGA
This DNA window, taken from Chromatiales bacterium, encodes the following:
- a CDS encoding plasmid stabilization protein, whose product is MSWTLATTAGFDRRARKFLSRHPDLRPHLAETLEKLSADPFDPSLRLHPLSGKLRGLQAIRLTYSYRITLTLQILEHEILLLDIGSHDDVYG
- a CDS encoding prevent-host-death protein, with amino-acid sequence MNIIPAQEIKRRGIAAVDDALARGPVHVIKNNLPQYVVLTEENYQELLQAQEEAALGRIRASLEDAKAGRVTRHTSVEDLLEHLDRSAE
- a CDS encoding restriction endonuclease subunit S; the encoded protein is MSMEATTNWELVKLKDLCERITKGSTPTSYGYQYTTEGIRFIKAENIDSDGIASSTTNYIDSDTHQFLKRSILKDRDILFSIAGTIGRVGLLRPLDLPANTNQALAIVRLKEGALDHKYLFHYLRSDAIQKTALKQIVGVGRANLSLENIGDFEIPVAPLDQQKRIVAEIEKQFSRLDEAVANLKRVKANLKRYKAAVLKTAVEGRLVETEAEIARREGRSYETGEQLLQRILETRRSQGQGKGKYKEPVAPDTADLPELPEGWVWASVGQLGAVKGGKRLPAGHTYAEGRTSYPYIRVTDFEGHGVRTSELQYLKEETQKEIARYTITSDDIYISIAGSIGLVGRVPEHLNGANLTENAAKITELVHDAPMYLVYWLSSPTGIVRISESTIATTQAKLALFRIELIPVPLPPLAEQHRIVSEIDHLLSVTCEAEGEFEATLKRTQVLRNSILGRAFSRQDTGPLVRI
- a CDS encoding DEAD/DEAH box helicase family protein; the encoded protein is MTNPEADAREIIDKLLGQAGWQVQDASEANIHAKRGVAVREFPLKSGHGFADYLLYLDGAAAGVIEAKKAGVTLSGVEVQAARYTAGLPDALPAWGRPLPFAYQSTGVETRFTSALDPQPRARGLFAFHRPELLAEWLGSNGTGIRDAAGPPPGFLARLQRMPALETAGLWPAQVTAIENLEQSLKENRPRALIQMATGSGKTFTAISFIYRLIKFAGPRRVLFLVDRGNLGDQTLKEFQQYASPYNNFKFTEEYIVQRLSSNTLDTTARVCICTIQRMFSMLKGKDLPEELDEESVDQLGGLFKQPEPIEYNPSIPIESFDIIVTDECHRSIYKLWAQVLEYFDAYLIGLTATPSKQTFGFFNQNLVMEYNHEMAVADGVNVNYDVYRIRTAITEQGSKVESGYAVQVMERDTRKKRWEQLDDDFSYDPNQLDRDVVAPDQIRKIIQTYRDKLFTEIFPGREWVPKTLIFAKDDAHAENIVEIVREEFGKGNDFAQKITYRTTGAKPKDLINEFRTSPMPRVAVTVDMIATGTDIKAVEVVMFMRAVKSRAFFEQMKGRGVRVIKPDDLQSVTPDAKAKDHFVIVDAVGVCEQDKTDSRPMEQKPTVSFEKLMQAVAFGNTEDDVLSSLAGRLARMEHRMSAEDDQQIRALSGGLSVKQLSHRIIAALDPDRHIEQAKVDLGLAPGDDQPIPEPALAAARHKVIQEAIKPFYDDKLRKAIDEIKRNNEVVIDTVSADQVLEAGFSQDALDRARGMVQSFEQFIADNKDEITALQVLYSRPYRHRLTFEAVKELADRIEKPPYLWNESQLWNAYAALEKSKVKGASGRRILTDLVSLVRFAIHQDNELIPFPERVNANFKSWLASQEGSGKRFTEEQRRWLEMIRDHIAANLGIEPDDFNYAPFVQAGGLGKVHQLFGDKLSAMIEELNETLAA